In Tachypleus tridentatus isolate NWPU-2018 chromosome 7, ASM421037v1, whole genome shotgun sequence, a genomic segment contains:
- the LOC143255473 gene encoding dopamine receptor 1-like — protein MITDNNSNQNNVDVEQESTDLAIKCLVGVFLSLIIFFSITGNILVCLAIYSDRHLRKIGNLFLASLAVADLFVASLVMTFAVANDLMGYWVFGSQFCDTWVAFDVMCCTASILNLCAISLDRFIHIKDPLRYGRWLTKRVVVVSICAIWLLSGLVSFLPISLGWHRPKKAEIVKEERERPMCAMELTPVYAVVSSTISFYVPCVVMVALYTRLYLYAKKHVRSIRAITKPSQNSSSSRPHKKVKSVSQGSHDIMDHKAAITLGIIMGVFLVCWVPFFCVNIIASFCKTCISDQVWKCLTWLGYFNSTMNPVIYSIFNTEFREAFRKILFSHIKGECCGSSDTPIQIIQFHRDTFSLQPMTSRIEINCEDTGKVSEL, from the coding sequence ATGATCACTGATAACAATTCGAACCAGAACAATGTAGATGTAGAACAAGAGTCCACTGACCTGGCTATCAAATGTCTGGTGGGTGTCTTCCTAAGCCTTATAATTTTCTTCTCTATCACTGGTAATATTCTCGTCTGTCTGGCCATCTACAGTGACCGGCACCTCCGTAAAATTGGAAACCTGTTCCTTGCATCTCTTGCTGTGGCTGACTTGTTTGTTGCTTCACTCGTAATGACGTTTGCTGTCGCTAACGACCTGATGGGATACTGGGTGTTCGGTTCTCAGTTCTGTGACACTTGGGTGGCGTTTGACGTCATGTGTTGTACGGCTTCCATCTTGAATCTTTGCGCTATTAGTCTAGACCGGTTCATTCATATTAAGGATCCACTTCGTTATGGAAGATGGCTCACTAAACGAGTTGTCGTCGTCTCCATCTGCGCAATTTGGCTGTTGTCAGGCCTGGTATCCTTTCTGCCCATCAGTTTAGGATGGCACAGGCCCAAGAAGGCTGAAATAGTCAAAGAAGAAAGAGAGCGACCCATGTGCGCGATGGAACTGACTCCAGTATATGCTGTGGTATCTTCAACTATCAGTTTCTACGTTCCTTGTGTTGTCATGGTGGCGCTCTACACGAGACTTTACCTATACGCGAAGAAACACGTGAGAAGTATTCGCGCTATAACTAAGCCTTCGCAGAATTCATCAAGTTCGAGGCCACACAAAAAAGTGAAGTCCGTCAGCCAAGGATCCCATGACATAATGGACCACAAGGCTGCCATCACATTAGGGATAATTATGGGGGTATTTCTAGTCTGCTGGGTCCCGTTCTTCTGCGTCAATATCATTGCCTCTTTTTGTAAGACGTGTATCTCAGACCAAGTGTGGAAGTGCTTGACATGGTTAGGCTACTTTAATTCCACCATGAATCCTGTTATCTACAGCATTTTTAACACGGAATTTCGAGAGGCTTTTAGGAAGATTCTCTTCTCACACATCAAGGGGGAGTGTTGTGGTTCTTCTGACACCCCTATTCAAATTATTCAGTTCCATCGCGATACTTTTTCACTGCAGCCAATGACGTCACGAATCGAGATTAATTGTGAGGACACAGGGAAAGTTAGTGAACTCTAA